A segment of the Populus alba chromosome 9, ASM523922v2, whole genome shotgun sequence genome:
GCTATCCATTCCACTTCTTGTCCTGAACATGAAGACAGCATAGCCGGAACCAGGATTAAAGAACCAGTCATGGACATCCCAAAGCAGATCAACAAGCAATCCATCAAGAAACACTGTCTGGTTGCCTCTAAAATTCCATTGCAGCCTCTTTACACGAATCACCGTCTTCTTATCAATATATACAGATAATACAGGATGCTTCAAGCCGTCAGTTTCTCCACTACATTTGATCACAATGTCATGTTGAATTCCTGTTTCACAAAACTGTGCCTTTGTCGCATAAATAGTATTGCCTGAACAATGCTCTTGCCTTGAAACAAGACTGACTTTAGCAACTGAGGTACTGCTAGTTTTGAACTTCTTGGTCAAAGTTTCTTCTCCTATATCACCCAGTACGAGGCCTATTTCTGAATCAACCATGACCAGGACATAAAACCCTTCAACAGGTTCAGGTCCTAACTCATATTTAGCAGAAGAAAGATCCCAGAAGACTTCAATCTTTGAAGTGTCAGATTCAATCAATTTGTTGCCTTTCAGCTTTCTAAAGAACCTGGTATGAGTGCCGAGTTTGAAAGAAGTTGAAGGGTCATTGCCAAATTTAATGCTAAGGCCTTGATTGGTGTGGTTTTTGGACCAAGAAACAGTGGCCAGGAGTTGTTTTTGAGTTGAGAGGATGATTTTATAGAAACAAGAGACTGCGTTTTGGACAGACGGGGTTAGACCTGGAGAGATACAAGCATTGTGTGAAAAACTAGAACATGAAGGATGCGACACATCTATGGCGTTTTCACTAAAACAAGATACTATATCTCTCATTGTAAAGAACAAGAACAATTCTTTTGATGAAGATATGGAATAAACTTCGATTGGGTTCTTCAGTAtggagagagagacagagaaagagagagagagatctgaGTGTTAAGGGAGATGGGAGTCTCTCTTTTGGCTTTTGGCTTATAGCAAGAAGAAAAtgtatagtttaatttaaactttaaaggCTGGCCAGGGTAGGTGCCTTTGGAActctctttttaataattttttttttacaaaggaAATTCATATTACAAGGAGAGAAATAAGGAGAGAGCAGGCAAGGAAATCTATTTTCCTGACAGCCCGTTTGTATTTAACAtgattctctctctcacacacctTAAATTATGCATCTTATAAGAAGGAAAAGAATAGaagattgtaaaaaaataaatagaagattGAGCTGCCagttcatgttaaaaaaaacaattttaaataaagacGGGGAGAAAAAGAGGGCAAGGGCATAAAAGAGGTCGGACCTCCGGCATCATTTTCGAGTTTGTGACATGATCATGTTTTGCCTTTAATTCCATTCCTTGGCTTCGGTGAGtaatataaagagagaagaatAATTGAAGGAGCAAAATGGGTGATGGGATTTTCGTTGATTGCTCTTTTAAGGAATGgggattaatttatttttagttactTCTTTTGATTATAGACAAAACCGACTCAGCGGATCGACCCGATCCACCAAGACCTAGACCAGGACAATTGAGTTAAAAATCTAGgaattcaaggttttttttaatgaaaatttaggTTAATAGATAGCAAGCTGACTGATTTATGATTCAGGTCTTGGGTTGGGTCTAACCCAACCCGAGACAGTTCTATAGTGAGATTAATCATTAAGGATAAGGTAAGAAAGTtggggaaaaaaattgagaacaGCTATATAAGACATGGAGGAGTGTGACAAGATGTCTTGGGTATTATACGATAGAACAAAACTTGTGTGTGAATTTCCGCTACAGACATGATTTATGATAGTGAAATTTGGACCCCACAAAATAAATTGTCTGAAGAGCCAGTGACCCACGAACTGCTACTCCCAACACACCAAGGGATAATGAGAGCAAGAAAGTTGCCTTtgttccccccctttttttttttttttattattattactttcatTTGACTCTCGCCTCGGAATAAAAAttaggaataattaaaaaagattatataatttgatctaattttttttatattttcataaattatattttctattttatgatatatatatatatatatatatatatatatatatattcaataacaGTTTCcatcttcaatattatattttatttgaatcttttACTTAATTGGGCGTGTAATTAAAGTATAATTTATGAAAgtatagagaaaataaaatttagattaaatcatatgagatttttttataatatccattaaaattaaaataattatggagTAATATACTATATAATTAACTATTAtatgaaataatgttttttaattagtgaTGATCTTGCAGGCACAcaacctttaataaaaaaatatcatgtggTTGCAGTTGGGAAGGATGACCTTTAAAATAAATGCAACCTAGAAACTAACTAATCATCCATAgtgacatatattttatttttaaattcttggtCAATAAGCTCCTCCTATCAAATGAGGTTTATTatttccaaatttatttttatagaaggtGGAAAAATAGATGATATGTTTAGTTCAtggaatttaaatttattattaaaattaatagtcTAAAAAAAGGATGTCTCAactctcaataaataaataaatataaaatacgaAGTCcacaacatataaaaaatcaaataaaaaaatcaagaatacaAATTGCcatgtaaaaaacaaacatgaaatcaagattaattgtgatgcatgagatattttaggaaaatatatatttttctttgttaattttatttttttctatttttatttttctattctatATTATGGTgcctttttagttatttttttatttgaagagaactgttttcctttttttattttctttttatataaaaagtcgtaataattttttgacagataataatataaattaaacaaaaaattgaatattttgactATCTTcctatatttttgatgtttttagtcTTTTAAAGATTTCTACTTGTAACAAAATCCTTTATTCTTTGTTTCCATGTAATTCAAATTATGAATAAATCCTCTTTATAAAAGTATAAAGTATTCCAAAAGAATCCCCTCCCCGTCTCTCCCAAACTCTCCGAAGAAAAGATAGATACACATTAATTAGCtgtttgaatttgtttatcttAGAGGTCCAGCAAGAGTAAAGCAAAGCTCTagtattttgggtcaaaaagtTGCATAAataggagaaaagaaaaaagaaaaaaaagctatgaTTTAATACATTGAAAAGCTAAAAGCAGTgattaaaaggaaagaagaaaggcATGCCTTGTGATTAGCACATGCAGGTGCTAATACTATCCTCATTGTTAATGAAGCATAATAATTAATGGGAtgggaaaaaggaagaagaagaagaggaaggttTTAAACGAGGAGAGGAATCCGAAACATAGAAAACAATCCAAGTAGAGCATTATGACTCCTCCTTGAGTATAAGTGAAGAGAGACGAGGCATGATTTTGTGTTATGGGCCACACGATGGTTTGGTCCTACACCAAGGGCATGTTCCCTCATTATGACCAAGCAAACTCTCATTTAGAGAGAggatgtttgggagtgtggtaacGGTAAATAACCCAAAAGCAtgccaatatatattttttattatttttaatatatcaaaacgattcagaAAATACAAAcgaactaattttataaaataaaaagctgTTTGGATAAACAGCCTCTAAATCCATCCTCCAAAActgtttgatatatatatattagttccTAGGCATCAttagtattttgattttttttttactatgaataTCCGGATCGATTTATGAGtacctcaactaattttttatattctgaaattaataattagataaatttttaatgattctaaaatttataacactaaaattaataacttttaataaataaatttagaacatcattgatatttttttttataattcattttaattcaatttcggATGTTGATTGGCTTGGATTTAAAGGATGTTAAAGATAATCAATTGACTCAGAATACTAATTAGGAAAAAACCATCATTGTTAATTATTCAAGGTTGTTGTAGTGTTGTAAATCATCCTTTATTTATTCACAAATTCGTTACACATATGATAGCTTAGCAAGTTAATTAGACATCCTCATTTTCAATTGTGATTCATGGCACGTGTACTTTATTTTATCCATACTGAAATtacaaaattctcaaaaaaaaaaaaaaaaaaccaagaattgaagcgtatttttttttctttcaattttctatTGAAATTCAAATTGATAGATTACATTCCAATTATTTTCTgatactttttatataaaaaaaaactcgagataAATAtgatttctctatttttcatgTACATCGATTTAAGAAGGTTTGGCACTCAAAAACTATCttaaatataaagagaaaatatttccAATCCCAGAAATCATAAACCTGATATTCTTACAAAAATTCCCACAAGACCACAACAGACGTAACAGGAGGATGGGAGAAGGAACCGAATCTGTGAAGAGTGCAACACCCTGAGCACAACTGGAATCCGTAATTCATAACAATGTTTCTATTTTATGGTCCTAAAcacctgggaaaaaaaaaagggttttgttAATTAGTACTTAATTAAAGCTGATTGATCTGTCATCATTAACTCATAATCCATGCGTGGCCAAAGCTTTGTATTTCTTGGTAAGGGAACAACTTTATTCTTGGTTTGGTTAccgaaaaataaaagtattccAACTTTCTTTGCTGTTCATACAGTATTTAACATTAGTCCCTGTGTTAGGTAGCTGTCGACAGCAGCTAAGATCATCAGGAAACGTGAGAGCAACAATCATAAAGAAAACAGAATCCTATCGGGAAGAAATTCTTCTCCTTTGGCTCTACTTGATTCCAAGAAATTCTCACCAACCCTAATCACCATTTGGCATCTTCcttcaccaaaaaaaatttaccagCATTGAATTTTGTATAAACGTACCCacgtgaatatatatatatatatatatatatatattcattgaaaggtttattgggtttttttattttattttttgtaactGATCTGTCTCTGCCATTCTCAGCAATGAGTAGAGCTTAACGACCACGTTTCATCAGCATAtgatcttttctttatttacatGTTCATCAGTGCTTTCAGATTGGCTTACACTTTATGAAACTTCCAGATATTATACATTAATAATGAAGGGAATTTCTAAAGAACACTTGGCTTGTAGCCAAGATTAGGCTTTGCCTATCAGCAAAATAACTTTTTGGTTATAGGGTAGAATACATGAATCTATTCTTGTCAGGAAAGCTAGCTAGTATCATGTCGTGCATGCTGCAACTTGCTAGTGAGGATAGTATAGAGGACCGAGTAATCAGTTAGAGCCACCTGTTTTCTTAAACAATTGGAGTCTGCAAGATTTGAGAGTTGAAGAAATCATAATACCGAGGAAAGTGTCAGAATAGACAGGAATTTAAATGCGACGGTTCGATTATGTCAAATTCCTGCTGATATCACTAGATGCCATCAATTTGcacatatatatagacacacacacacacacacactcttttTTCGTATAATATTCTCTCATTTATTAAAAGTTaatcgaatatatatatatatatatatatcatattttaaaagtcAACGATGAAAATCGAATTTATAGTTGATAGGTTGAATGAATCTCTCCTTACCCCTTGAACCCATCATGGGACAGAACACCTATATATGCTTAATTAGCTACAATTTAAGCTCGTTGAAGGTCGAACCATTAATTCTAAACCCTCAAGTTAAACACCTCCCTGGCCtaaaaatgatttctttttcttacctCTTTTCTTTCCAAATATGCCAAATTAACTTCTAACGATCACCAAAAGGCACGTAGTCGTTGACTGTACAGTTGGAAGTAATTAGCAAGGCTCAGCATTTTGTcataaaacatatcaaaaacaGGCACGGGAAAATGAATACGGAGTCAGAAGCGAACAGCATACAATAAATTTCTGTAAAACTAATAGAGTTGTTGCTGTCTCGCATTTGACTGTACTACTCAACTGCAAACAATTCCCTGAAACAAAGGGCCGATGTATTTTAATCTAAGCACACTGAAGGCTGACCATCACAAGAAGCCActgcaaattaaaaataaaaataaaaaattgtatgaCCATCGATCCCAAAAACACCCAGCAAATAAACAAGAAGAGTGTCAGCAACTTGCACGCTTTCCCTCTTCATTATCTTATTCAATCCACCGTATCCTCTCATTTATTATTTCCTtctggtaaataaaaaaataaaaaaaaagacattttcGCCACTAAATTGCATGTGCAATTTCAGTTCTCCAAGCTAAGAGCATTGAAaatatgaattataataatgtAGAGTGAAGAATGCATATTTGTATATCGGTAGTGTTGCGTGGCAACTGAGATCTGATAGGTTTGCTGCTTCTGGGAAGTTGTAAGCTCTATTTCCCAGGCAACAGAATTACAGAAACTAAGACCAACGAAAATGACACAACGTGTTCCGTATTAATTTTTtgcacctgttttttttttttttttaacgtcaTTATTGGATTAGCCAACTCTGTTGTTATTACATCTACATCGCTAAGTTGCTTACATCATGTTaaaacaactatattttttgcACGTGTTGTTAAaacaactatattattttaatttttaaaaaataaaaatatattgaaactatattattttaaattgatccaAATTAATCCGTTAATCCAATCAACTCGTGACCTATGCTTTCTAAAGCTAGTTCATTGGGACTTTGGTTTAACAAGTTGCACGTAAATTTAACAACTAGACCCGTATCTTTTCACCATACCCATACATGAGTTCGAAGAACCATAATATAACCTTTACTTAAGTAGCAGCGGAAAGTTGGTGGCTTGAAATTATTGACCATGAATCCACGACAATAAGTGACAGATGAAATGATATAACTCCAATTTTTatgcacaaaataaaataaactaggaTATACTGCccatgaaatatatcattttaagacaaaaacaaatatgacgAAAATTGCACTGAACATAAAGTGGAATGCAACGCCGGACCCGCAAAAGCAAGTTAAAATGGCTTGAGTATGGGCGTTCTAGTTTGTGAGTTTGAGTTGTCAGAATATCAAAGATTGATTCTTAAGAACTCTTTACAGCAGCGAAACAAATTTAAGGCATTTCAATCATTTGAAAACAACTAAATCAAGAGAAATTACAGTGTTAGCTCAGTTCATATATATTGACTTGGCCAAACACCATTATCTGAACACATAAAATTAGCCACTCACAAGAATGGATTCTTCCGCATCAATCAATCAAACTGGCTTTCGTACATAGATTAAACTATGTAAGAATTTTCCTAGATCCAAATTAGTCCTTGGACATCCTCTAAGTCaagccttttaaaaaaaaatttctccgGGTCCGCATATAAAACCCAGCAAACATTCAGAACTGAGATGTTTGGCCCAGATTCCAAATCTCTGCTAGATTTTCAAGGATAACGAGTAGAAAAGAACATCAAACCGTACAAATCAAATGAATCTCCAACATCTCATTTCCGATAAAACTCTCTGACCAAATGGCCATCCATTGATAGGTATAAAACATTCGCATTTTATGTCAAGCAGGTGAATAAAAATTACGTAACTCAGGAATATACAATATGGATGCCACCACCACAAGAATCTCTTCTCTATATGGATTTCCCAAAATTATTGATCTTTGTGGAAATTTCTAGTGCTGAAATTAACTACACAATCTCCACATGCGTACCATTTTATTCATGCACTAACTGGATACAAAAGTCAGTATCATAATCATATTCAGATACTGTTATCACCTCAGTGGAAATTTTAAATTCACAAATGATCAAAGGACATCGAGAATAAAATCATCCTGCCACTTATCACAAAACCAATTCATCACATGGTAGAGTAGAAGAATTTCATGAGATATCTCAAGACTTGACTATTAAATTAAAGGTAGGTAAACAAGCATGTTTAGCAGTTGACCTCAGGAAACttgaatttcagttttgaaaaaACTGATTGCCATTCAACTATTCGTTCTTTGCCGCTGCAAGCACTGGCACTAGATGGGActgatataattagcaaatcTACCTGTaatcaaagtataaaaaaataaattgtcatAAAGCCCTATTCTTCAAGTGATCCAAAATGCAATTAGATATTTTAGCATGTAAACAAAAATTGGTGATAGCTATACCTTATATGGATTGCAAAAGCTGCTATACACAAAtaggaaaaacattattttcaacTTGATTAAGTTCTAAACTAGTTGGAATTGCTTAGCTTTTCCTTCATTCAATTCTGTTAATAACGATTTATCTCTACTACTTAAAAGGTAAACAAATGGAAAGTACATTTCAGCGGGCAACATTGTATATTCAATAAACACAGACAACTCACACCCACAAACTAAAAGAATAATC
Coding sequences within it:
- the LOC118045508 gene encoding uncharacterized protein, coding for MRDIVSCFSENAIDVSHPSCSSFSHNACISPGLTPSVQNAVSCFYKIILSTQKQLLATVSWSKNHTNQGLSIKFGNDPSTSFKLGTHTRFFRKLKGNKLIESDTSKIEVFWDLSSAKYELGPEPVEGFYVLVMVDSEIGLVLGDIGEETLTKKFKTSSTSVAKVSLVSRQEHCSGNTIYATKAQFCETGIQHDIVIKCSGETDGLKHPVLSVYIDKKTVIRVKRLQWNFRGNQTVFLDGLLVDLLWDVHDWFFNPGSGYAVFMFRTRSGMDSRLWLEEKLVQKEQERVEFSLLIYASKSP